A single Vespula vulgaris chromosome 3, iyVesVulg1.1, whole genome shotgun sequence DNA region contains:
- the LOC127062669 gene encoding tumor protein p63-regulated gene 1-like protein isoform X2, which translates to MDKVSLDDEPAVNFKTATLEIAKDPEGSEGSSATKLDTEDSSKTAEQISFSKDISYVPFKNVDVHTFFTDRKEVVERAIKDCHEFLKKVSNDDIVGSWLLTEISLWDTEKERLVLLTTKYLYSMKYDFISLKILEYSQVSLTNLDTVIIGELIYPSSSLAPKRHMLGIRLMWNKGHPLSLSKKWNPFAKNIPWLTYASHPLFWHRGSEMDKARFDVEAMHAAILSLLPEECNMVTGSIIVENYCGIGALVHNKNALGFFKVRGKVSF; encoded by the exons ATGGATAAAGTATCTTTGGATGATGAACCCGCGGTAAATTTTAAAACTGCTACATTAGAAATTGCAAAAGATCCAGAAGGAAGCGAAG gCTCTTCTGCTACCAAATTAGATACAGAAGATAGCTCTAAAACTGCAGAACAAATTTCATTCTCTAAAGATATCTCATatgttccatttaaaaatgtaGACGTGCATACTTTTTTTACTGATAGAAAAGAAGTTGTAGAACGTGCAATAAAAGATTGTCATGAGTTTTTAAAGAAAGTTAGTAATGATGATATTGTTGGAAGTTGGCTTTTAACAGA AATAAGTTTATGggatacagaaaaagaaagacttgTATTACTTACAACTAAATATCTTTATTCTATgaaatacgattttatttcattaaaaatattggaGTACAGTCAAGTATCCCTAACAAATCTTGACACAGTAATTATAGGTGAATTGATTTATCCTTCATCATCCCTTGCACC AAAGCGACATATGTTAGGAATACGTCTTATGTGGAATAAAGGACATCCACTATCTCTGAGTAAAAAATGGAATCCATTTGCAAAAAATATACCATGGCTTACATATGCCAGTCATCCATTATTTTGGCATAGAG GTTCTGAAATGGACAAGGCAAGATTTGATGTAGAAGCTATGCATGCAGCAATCTTAAGTTTATTACCAGAAGAATGCAATATGGTTACTGGATCTATAATTGTAGAGAATTACTGTGGAATTGGTGCATtagtacataataaaaatgcattagGTTTTTTTAAAGTTCGAGGTAAAGTAAGCTTTTAA
- the LOC127062669 gene encoding tumor protein p63-regulated gene 1-like protein isoform X1: MDKVSLDDEPAVNFKTATLEIAKDPEGSEGSSATKLDTEDSSKTAEQISFSKDISYVPFKNVDVHTFFTDRKEVVERAIKDCHEFLKKVSNDDIVGSWLLTEISLWDTEKERLVLLTTKYLYSMKYDFISLKILEYSQVSLTNLDTVIIGELIYPSSSLAPRLNGLAEVMSYVINCAVRQEWSSLTTYSNLTQFEPRKRHMLGIRLMWNKGHPLSLSKKWNPFAKNIPWLTYASHPLFWHRGSEMDKARFDVEAMHAAILSLLPEECNMVTGSIIVENYCGIGALVHNKNALGFFKVRGKVSF, translated from the exons ATGGATAAAGTATCTTTGGATGATGAACCCGCGGTAAATTTTAAAACTGCTACATTAGAAATTGCAAAAGATCCAGAAGGAAGCGAAG gCTCTTCTGCTACCAAATTAGATACAGAAGATAGCTCTAAAACTGCAGAACAAATTTCATTCTCTAAAGATATCTCATatgttccatttaaaaatgtaGACGTGCATACTTTTTTTACTGATAGAAAAGAAGTTGTAGAACGTGCAATAAAAGATTGTCATGAGTTTTTAAAGAAAGTTAGTAATGATGATATTGTTGGAAGTTGGCTTTTAACAGA AATAAGTTTATGggatacagaaaaagaaagacttgTATTACTTACAACTAAATATCTTTATTCTATgaaatacgattttatttcattaaaaatattggaGTACAGTCAAGTATCCCTAACAAATCTTGACACAGTAATTATAGGTGAATTGATTTATCCTTCATCATCCCTTGCACC ACGATTAAATGGTTTGGCAGAAGTTATGTCATACGTAATTAATTGTGCCGTACGTCAAGAATGGTCATCACTCACTACATATTCCAATCTTACACAATTTGAGCCTAG AAAGCGACATATGTTAGGAATACGTCTTATGTGGAATAAAGGACATCCACTATCTCTGAGTAAAAAATGGAATCCATTTGCAAAAAATATACCATGGCTTACATATGCCAGTCATCCATTATTTTGGCATAGAG GTTCTGAAATGGACAAGGCAAGATTTGATGTAGAAGCTATGCATGCAGCAATCTTAAGTTTATTACCAGAAGAATGCAATATGGTTACTGGATCTATAATTGTAGAGAATTACTGTGGAATTGGTGCATtagtacataataaaaatgcattagGTTTTTTTAAAGTTCGAGGTAAAGTAAGCTTTTAA
- the LOC127062667 gene encoding sphingolipid delta(4)-desaturase DES1, giving the protein MCIRRNCRQKRSFLFRESSCQEEMGQHVSRTDFEWTYTEEPHASRRKIILEKYPQIKKLFGYDPQFKWIVTGMVLVQFLSLFIVKDLSYPKLFLMAYCFGGIINHSLMLAIHEISHNLAFGHARPMANRLFGLFANLPIGIPVSISFKKYHLEHHRYQGDEKLDTDLPTLLEAKLFCTTFGKFCWICLQPFFYAFRPLITYPKAPLMLEYVNLAIQLLVDAILWYFFGGRVLIYLIGGSLMAMGLHPVAGHFISEHYMYKKGFETYSYYGPLNFITFNVGYHNEHHDFPAVPGSRLPEVKRIASEFYDDLPKHNSWTSVLYDFVMDPEIGPYARIKRKHKGLDS; this is encoded by the exons atgtgtattcgGCGAAATTGTCGGCAAAAGCGATCGTTCTTGTTCCGTGAAAGTTCATGTCAAGAAGAGATGGGACAACACGTTTCAAGAACAGACTTCGAATGGACTTACACCGAAGAACCACACGCTAGTCgtcgtaaaataatattag AGAAATAtccacaaataaaaaaattatttggatACGATCCTCAATTTAAATGGATAGTAACTGGAATGGTTTTAGTACAATTTTTATccttatttattgttaaagaTTTAAGCTATccaaaactttttttaatgGCATATTGTTTTGGAGGTATCATTAATCATTCGCTTATGCTtg CAATTCATGAAATATCACATAATCTTGCCTTTGGGCATGCTAGACCTATGGCTAATAGACTGTTTGGATTGTTTGCTAATTTACCAATAGGAATACCAGTATCTATCagttttaaaaaataccaTTTGGAACATCATCGC taTCAGGGAGATGAAAAGCTTGATACAGATTTACCAACTTTATTAGaagcaaaattattttgtaccACATTTGGCAAATTTTGTTGGATATGTCTGCAACCATTTTTTTATGCCTTCCGTCCTTTAATAACTTATCCAAAAGCGCCATTAATGCTTGAGTATGTTAACCTAGCTATACAATTACTAGTTGATGCAATTTTGTGGTATTTTTTTG gTGGCagagtattaatatatttaattggaGGATCACTTATGGCGATGGGATTGCATCCTGTAGCAGGTCATTTTATATCAGagcattatatgtataaaaagggATTTGAGACTTATAGCTATTATGGccctttgaattttataacatTCAATGTTGGGTATCATAATGAGCATCATGATTTTCCTGCTGTTCCTGGTTCACGATTACCTGAA GTGAAACGAATTGCATCTGAATTTTATGATGATCTACCTAAACATAATTCTTGGACATCTGTGTTATATGATTTTGTGATGGATCCTGAAATCGGTCCATACGcaagaataaaacgaaaacatAAAGGCTTGGATTCATAg